In Ureibacillus thermophilus, the genomic stretch GCACAAATGACAATGATTCAAGCGATTACAGATGCGTTAAGAACAGAATTAAAAAATGATGAAAATGTATTGGTGTTCGGGGAAGACGTCGGCGTCAACGGCGGTGTGTTCCGGGCAACAGAAGGGTTACAAAAGGAATTTGGAGTGGATCGGGTTTTTGATACTCCTCTTGCTGAATCGGGAATCGGTGGGCTTGCAATAGGGTTGGCATTACAAGGCTTCCGTCCGGTTCCAGAAATTCAATTTTTCGGATTTGTCTATGAAGTAATGGATTCTATTAGCGGTCAAATGGCCCGCTATCGTTACCGTACTGGCGGAACGTATAAAATGCCAATTACGATTCGTTCACCATTTGGCGGTGGTGTGCAAACTCCTGAGATGCACTCAGATAGTTTGGAAGGATTGATGGCTCAACAACCAGGATTAAAAGTAGTCATTCCTTCAACGCCATATGATGCAAAAGGATTGTTAATTTCAGCAATCCGCGATGATGATCCGGTCATCTTTTTAGAACATTTAAAATTGTATCGCTCCTTCCGCCAAGAAGTGCCAGAGGGAGAGTATACAATTCCAATCGGCAAAGCGGACGTTAAACGAGAAGGAAAAGATTTATCTATTTTTGCCTATGGACTTATGGTGCATGAAAGTATAAAAGCGGCAGAAGAATTAGAAAAAGAAGGATACTCTGTTGAAGTGGTCGACCTTCGCACAGTGCAGCCTCTTGATATTGAAACAATCGTTGCTTCTGTTGAAAAAACAAATCGAGCTATCGTTGTTCAAGAGGCGCAAAAACAAGCTGGCATTGCGGCAAATGTTGTGGCGGAAATCATGGAAAGAGCAGTGTGGAGTTTAGAGGCACCTGTTTTAAGAGTTGCAGCACCGGATACAGTTTATCCATTCCCGCAAGCTGAAAATGTATGGCTGCCAAATTATAAAGACATTATTGAAACAGCGAAAAAAGTATTGACATTTTAAGTAGCAGAAAGGGTGATTGGTAATGGCGTTTGAGTTTCGTATGCCGGATATTGGCGAAGGAATTCATGAAGGCGAAATTGTCAAATGGTTCGTAAAACCTGGAGATGAAGTGAAAGAAGATGATATTTTATGTGAAATTCAAAACGATAAAGCAGTCGTTGAAATTCCTTCTCCAGTGGATGGGAAAGTAGAAGAAATTTTAGTGGAAGAAGGAAAAGTGGCAGTGGTTGGCGACGTGCTTATCCGCTTCGATGCACCAGGTTATGAAAATATGCAATTTAAAGGCGATGTGCATGTAGAAGAAGGAACGAAAAAAACAGAAGAACAAGTGCAAGCAACAGCGGAAGATGGAAAGGTAGAAAATGCAAAAGAAGAGACATCATTGACGGCTAAAGAAGAAGTGGCTGCCCGCGTCATTGCGATGCCTTCTGTTCGCAAATTTGCAAGAGAAAATGGTGTAGATATTCGCAAAGTGAAGGGAACTGGTAAAAACGGGCGCATTTTAAAAGAAGATGTGATTCAATACATGGAAGGCGGACAAAAAGCACAAGAAGTGCCGGAAGTGTCTTCAGAAAAAGTGGAAGCTGCGCAAGAATCACCAAAAGCTCCTATATTGGAAGGCGATTTTCCAGAAACGAGAGAAAAAATTTCCGGAATCCGCAAAACCATTGCGAAAGCTATGGTTCATTCAAAACAAACGGCACCTCATGTCACATTGATGGACGAAGTGGACGTGACAAATTTAGTGGCCCATCGCAAAAAATTCAAAGACATTGCAGCGGAGAAGGGCATCAAGTTAACTTACTTGCCATATGTAGTAAAGGCATTGGTCGCAATGCTTCGTGAATTTCCAGAATTCAATCGTTCCTTTGACGATGCAACAGAAGAAATCATTCAAAAACATTACTATAATGTAGGAATTGCTGCAGATACGGAGCGTGGACTCCTCGTTCCGGTCATCAAACATGCCGATAAAAAATCCATTTTTGCATTGGCAAAAGAAATTAATGAGTTGGCAACAAAGGCGCGCGAAGGCAAACTGGCTCCTAATGAGATGAAGGGCGGTTCCATGTCCATTACGAATATAGGATCTGCTGGAGGTCAATGGTTTACGCCGGTCATTAATTATCCGGAAATTGCAATTTTAGGGCTTGGAAGAATTTCAGAAAAGCCTATAATAAAAGAAGGTGAAATTATTGCAGCACCTATGTTAGCATTATCATTGAGCTTTGATCATCGTTTGATCGATGGCGCATTGGCTCAAAATGCGTTAAATTATCTAAAACAATTAATTAGTGATCCAGAACTTTTATTAATGGAGGCGTAACAAATGGTAGTAGGAGATTTTCCAATTGAAATCGACACACTCGTAGTCGGAGCGGGTCCTGGTGGATATGTAGCTGCGATTCGTGCGGCACAAACTGGGCAAAAAGTGACAGTTGTTGAAAAAAATGAAGTGGGCGGCGTATGCTTAAACGTTGGATGTATCCCTTCAAAAGCATTGATTTCTGTTGCTCACCGTTATGAAAATGCGAAACATTCAGAAGATATGGGCGTTATTGCATCTGATGTAAAACTTGACTTTTCAAAAGTTCAAGCATTCAAAGATAGCGTAGTGAAAAAATTAACTGGCGGGGTAGCCGGTTTATTAAAAGGAAATAATGTAGACGTTATCAAAGGTGAAGCATATTTTATTGATGCAAACACTGTTCGCGTTGTAAACGGTGACAATGCTCAAACTTACAAATTTAAAAATGCTATTCTAGCTACAGGTTCACGTCCTGTAGAAATCCCAACATTCAAATATTCTGACCGCGTATTGAACTCCACTGGCGCATTAAATCTAAAAGAATTGCCTAAAAAATTAGTGGTTATCGGCGGTGGATATATCGGTACAGAATTAGGTACTGCATATGCTAACTTCGGTACAGAAGTAACAATTCTTGAAGGTGGAAGCGACATTTTAGCCGGATTTGAAAAACAAATGACTCAAATCGTGAAAAAAGGTCTGAAGAAAAAAGGCGTGACAATTGAAGTGAACGCCCTTGCTAAAGGTGTAGAAGAAACAGAAAATGGCGTAATCGTTACTTATGAAGTAAACGGCGAAGAGAAAAAAGTAGAAGCAGATTACGTACTTGTAACAGTTGGACGCAGACCAAACACAGATGAACTTGGTCTTGAACAAATCGGCATCGAGTTTGGCGAAAGAGGATTAATTAAAGTTGATAAACAATGCCGTACAAATATTCCAAATATCTATGCAATCGGTGATATTGTTCCTGGTCCACAACTTGCTCACAAAGCTTCTTATGAAGGAAAAGTTGCTGCTGAAGCAATTGCCGGACATAAATCTGTTGTTGACTACTTAGCAATTCCAGCAGTTTGCTTCACTGATCCAGAAATGGCATCTGTTGGATATAGCGAAGAGCAAGCAAAAGCGGAAGGCATCGAAGTAACGGTTGCGAAATTCCCATTTGCTGCAAACGGCCGTGCATTAGCATTAAATCAAACAGAAGGTTTTGTGAAACTTGTTGCACGTAAAGAAGATGGCCTTATCATCGGTGGACAAATTGTAGGTGCAGGTGCTTCTGATATGATTTCTGAAATCTGCCTAGCAATCGAAGGCGGTATGACAGCTGAAGACATCGCTCTTACAATTCACCCGCATCCAACATTGGGCGAAATCACAATGGAAACTGCCGAAGTACTATTAGGCAATCCAATTCATATCATTTCAAAATAATTCATAATAAAAAAAGGAGCAATCTGTCTGGTTGCTCCTTTTTTTGGTGCGATTGGCATGTACATGAACTATGGGGTGTAAGTTCCGAACCCCGAAGACAGAGGCAGCAGAGGTCATCGTATTAGTTGGTTTAGAACTACTAAGAAGGACCGAACAATTAAGAGAGAATAGCCCTTGGCATTCAGTGGGTCATGATGAACACAGAAAACGTAGTACCTCACTTGAGGAAGGAATCGGTGAATCCCGTGGGAGACCTCTTGGAGGGTGGAGTGACCACTGGCATAAAGAGAACAGCTATTCACGGAAGTTATAAAAACTTGCGTCAATTATCTTAATTGAACCGCTGTATACTACGGTGGTGTGAGAGGAGGGGAGTTCATCGATCCCTCCTACTCGATTGAAACCGTTTGGATATTCGCTGCGTATTGTTTAATGAGAAATACAATCAATGAAAATTCTTCATATTTCTGCAGATTGGACACAAGACCAGTTAAGATGGCCAATCTAGGATTTTCTTTCTTCATTTCATCTATTAAAAGTTGAATGGATTCATCAATCAACGGGTTTTCCTTATAATGCCCATCTAATGGTTCGAGCAAAGATAAAATATGTTCTTTTGAAATCAGTTCATCGAAATTGGAAGAACCTATTAAATTCCACATTTGTTCCGTCACAAAATGAAGGTTGCTGTATTCTACAATAATATTTACTTTTTCTGCAAGGCTATTGGCTAAATGCTCTAAATTATACTTTTGTGGACGAGTCGTAATAAATTCGGTATAACTAATTAATAAACCACGAACAACTAATAATAAATCATACTTAAAATGTTCCGCTTTTTCTCCAAAAGTTTGTTGGATAATCGTCAGCAGCGATTGATCAAGAATGGAATTCAATTCTTTGATTTTTTTAATGACTTCATTGTTCATCGGTTGAAAATTTTCCCGCATGCACATGGAGATAAAGGAGTAGTGGTCTTCTAAAAGTTTAAAACTGTGAAAAAAGAACAACGTGATTTTATTTTCTTTCGGTATGCTGTCATTTAAAATTTCATTCTGTTTCGCAATGATTTTTTTAATAAAATAATTGGTAATTTCCACGAGTAAATCATCTTTTGATTTAAAGCTGAGATAAAAGGCGCCTTTCGAAATGCCGCATGCATTGGTTATATCTTGGATGGAAGTAGACTCCACACCGTTTTTCGAAAACAGTTCAATAGCCTTCTCCATAATTAGAATTTTTTTTGTCACAAAATCTCCTCCGAAATGTAAAGAAATAACTCGATTACATTGACAGTGACTGTTCAGTCAATTATTATATTGAAATGTGACCGATTAGTCAAAAAAGGTGGGTTTAACTTTGAACGGATTAGTGAATTTCGTCATAAAAAATAAGTTAGCCGTATGGTTATTAGCCATTATTTTAATGGTAACAGGAATTTATTCTACTTCCCGAATGAATAAAGAAACAATTCCTGACATCTCAATTCCTTATATTACGGTAATGACCATTTATCCAGGGGCTACTCCTGAACAAGCAATGAATGACATTTCCATTCCTTTAGAAAACGCAGTGCAAAATTTAAGGAATGTAGTAGGGGTTTATTCCACATCCTATTCCAATATGTCCAGCGTACAAGTGGAATATGAATATGGAACTGACATGATCGATGCGGAACGGGAATTGCGTTCAGTCATTGACAGCATGGAGTTTCCGGATACAGCCCAAGACCCTACAATTGCCCGGATTACAGTGAATTCTTTCCCGATTTTAGCATTAAGTGTTTCAAGCGATAAAGAAGACATTGTGGAACTGACTTCCACAGTTGAAGATGTCATTGTACCGAAATTAGAAGGGATTGAAGGCGTATCTTCCGTTTCCATTTCGGGCCAGCACGTAAATAAAGTGGAACTTGAATATGACCAAGAAAAAATGGCGTCTTTAGGCATTACGGAAGATAATGTGAAACAAATGATTCAAGCAAGCGACTTAAAAGCTCCGCTTGGGTTATATCCATTTAAAGAAAAAGAACAATCTATCGTAATAGATGGCAAATTTACAACAGTTGATGAATTGAAAAACTTGCTTATTCCAGTTACACCAACTATACAACACCCAACACCTTTTGTGACTTTAGGGGAAATTGCAAAAGTGGAATTAGTCGGGGAAGTTGAATCAGTTTCCCGTACAAATGGAAAAGAAGCAATCGGCATCCAGATTGTAAAAGGTCAAGAAGCAAATACAGTTGAAGTCGTGAATGAAGCAAAAGACATCATTAAAGAATTAGAAGACAAATATGACGGACTGCACATTGATGTAACCCTTGACCAAGGGGAGCCGATTGAAGAATCTATTTCCACAATGCTTGGGAAAGCCATTTATGGTGCAGGATTTGCGATTATTATTATCTTGCTGTTCTTGCGCGATATTAAGTCAACAATTATATCTGTTATTTCCATTCCGTTGTCTTTGTTGATTGCATTTACAATTTTGCATCAAATGGAAATTACATTAAATATCATGACTCTTGGTGCGATGACCGTTGCAATTGGACGGGTTATCGACGACTCCATCGTTGTAGTTGAAAATATTTATAGACGATTGCACTTAAAAGATGAAAAATTAAAAGGTCGTGCGTTGATTCGTTCTGCAACGATTGAAATGTTCAAACCGATTTTAGCTTCCACCCTTGTAACCATTGCCGTGTTTGCGCCGCTTGTGTTAGTTGGCGGCATGGTGGGAGAGCTATTTACACCGTTTGCATTAACGATGGCCTTTGCCTTATTGGCATCCTTGTTTGTAGCTATTACAGTTGTTCCTTCCCTATCCCATACGCTGTTTAAAAAGCAATTGTATGGTGAAAAAGCGGTCGGAAAAAATAAACATGAAAAACAAAGCGCTTTAGCTTCATGGTATAAAAAGGTATTGGCTTGGTCTTTAAATCATAAAGTAATTGCTTCTCTTATTGCGATTGCATTATTAGCTGGAAGCTTATTCTTAATTCCGGTTGTAGGTTTCAGTTTCTTATCAACTG encodes the following:
- a CDS encoding dihydrolipoamide acetyltransferase family protein, giving the protein MAFEFRMPDIGEGIHEGEIVKWFVKPGDEVKEDDILCEIQNDKAVVEIPSPVDGKVEEILVEEGKVAVVGDVLIRFDAPGYENMQFKGDVHVEEGTKKTEEQVQATAEDGKVENAKEETSLTAKEEVAARVIAMPSVRKFARENGVDIRKVKGTGKNGRILKEDVIQYMEGGQKAQEVPEVSSEKVEAAQESPKAPILEGDFPETREKISGIRKTIAKAMVHSKQTAPHVTLMDEVDVTNLVAHRKKFKDIAAEKGIKLTYLPYVVKALVAMLREFPEFNRSFDDATEEIIQKHYYNVGIAADTERGLLVPVIKHADKKSIFALAKEINELATKAREGKLAPNEMKGGSMSITNIGSAGGQWFTPVINYPEIAILGLGRISEKPIIKEGEIIAAPMLALSLSFDHRLIDGALAQNALNYLKQLISDPELLLMEA
- a CDS encoding efflux RND transporter permease subunit — translated: MNGLVNFVIKNKLAVWLLAIILMVTGIYSTSRMNKETIPDISIPYITVMTIYPGATPEQAMNDISIPLENAVQNLRNVVGVYSTSYSNMSSVQVEYEYGTDMIDAERELRSVIDSMEFPDTAQDPTIARITVNSFPILALSVSSDKEDIVELTSTVEDVIVPKLEGIEGVSSVSISGQHVNKVELEYDQEKMASLGITEDNVKQMIQASDLKAPLGLYPFKEKEQSIVIDGKFTTVDELKNLLIPVTPTIQHPTPFVTLGEIAKVELVGEVESVSRTNGKEAIGIQIVKGQEANTVEVVNEAKDIIKELEDKYDGLHIDVTLDQGEPIEESISTMLGKAIYGAGFAIIIILLFLRDIKSTIISVISIPLSLLIAFTILHQMEITLNIMTLGAMTVAIGRVIDDSIVVVENIYRRLHLKDEKLKGRALIRSATIEMFKPILASTLVTIAVFAPLVLVGGMVGELFTPFALTMAFALLASLFVAITVVPSLSHTLFKKQLYGEKAVGKNKHEKQSALASWYKKVLAWSLNHKVIASLIAIALLAGSLFLIPVVGFSFLSTDQEKVMYLTYTPEPGESKEKTLENVQVVEDKLLARDDVKIVQVSIGSSGGPMMGMMGTDGALMYVIFKDDTENFDDVQEEVEKYIEGLDQSGKWINQNFSMSMSNNELSYTVYGDDMEKIEKTVSDIEQIMKESGNLKDVSTSLSERYDEFTLKVNQQTLLQYGLTAGQLAMMLNPNQKDEVLTTLKKDGTDIDVIVKRNVNLAESFDDLLERPVPTATGAPVQLKDIVEVEKGTVSNTISRSKGQLYASVSGTVTSKDVTKASSEVDKKIDKLDLPKGVEIGVDGVTADMEEAFTQLGFAMIVAIGIVYFILVVTFGEGLAPFAILFSLPFTVIGSLVGLWIAGETISVSVMMGMLMLIGIVVTNAVVLVDRIINMERTGMPMREAILEAGATRLRPILMTAIATIGALIPLAIGAEGSGMISRDLGICVIGGLFSSTMLTLIVVPIVYEILSKMLRKNRTEIEED
- the lpdA gene encoding dihydrolipoyl dehydrogenase; the encoded protein is MVVGDFPIEIDTLVVGAGPGGYVAAIRAAQTGQKVTVVEKNEVGGVCLNVGCIPSKALISVAHRYENAKHSEDMGVIASDVKLDFSKVQAFKDSVVKKLTGGVAGLLKGNNVDVIKGEAYFIDANTVRVVNGDNAQTYKFKNAILATGSRPVEIPTFKYSDRVLNSTGALNLKELPKKLVVIGGGYIGTELGTAYANFGTEVTILEGGSDILAGFEKQMTQIVKKGLKKKGVTIEVNALAKGVEETENGVIVTYEVNGEEKKVEADYVLVTVGRRPNTDELGLEQIGIEFGERGLIKVDKQCRTNIPNIYAIGDIVPGPQLAHKASYEGKVAAEAIAGHKSVVDYLAIPAVCFTDPEMASVGYSEEQAKAEGIEVTVAKFPFAANGRALALNQTEGFVKLVARKEDGLIIGGQIVGAGASDMISEICLAIEGGMTAEDIALTIHPHPTLGEITMETAEVLLGNPIHIISK
- a CDS encoding alpha-ketoacid dehydrogenase subunit beta, producing the protein MAQMTMIQAITDALRTELKNDENVLVFGEDVGVNGGVFRATEGLQKEFGVDRVFDTPLAESGIGGLAIGLALQGFRPVPEIQFFGFVYEVMDSISGQMARYRYRTGGTYKMPITIRSPFGGGVQTPEMHSDSLEGLMAQQPGLKVVIPSTPYDAKGLLISAIRDDDPVIFLEHLKLYRSFRQEVPEGEYTIPIGKADVKREGKDLSIFAYGLMVHESIKAAEELEKEGYSVEVVDLRTVQPLDIETIVASVEKTNRAIVVQEAQKQAGIAANVVAEIMERAVWSLEAPVLRVAAPDTVYPFPQAENVWLPNYKDIIETAKKVLTF
- a CDS encoding TetR/AcrR family transcriptional regulator; translation: MTKKILIMEKAIELFSKNGVESTSIQDITNACGISKGAFYLSFKSKDDLLVEITNYFIKKIIAKQNEILNDSIPKENKITLFFFHSFKLLEDHYSFISMCMRENFQPMNNEVIKKIKELNSILDQSLLTIIQQTFGEKAEHFKYDLLLVVRGLLISYTEFITTRPQKYNLEHLANSLAEKVNIIVEYSNLHFVTEQMWNLIGSSNFDELISKEHILSLLEPLDGHYKENPLIDESIQLLIDEMKKENPRLAILTGLVSNLQKYEEFSLIVFLIKQYAANIQTVSIE